Proteins from a genomic interval of Helicoverpa zea isolate HzStark_Cry1AcR chromosome 13, ilHelZeax1.1, whole genome shotgun sequence:
- the LOC124635614 gene encoding protein ALP1-like, whose product MASVETTLLTLALVLLLKSKKRKKKRIYWIDPFTSEKRLSGHYHTTFKKLVIHRRWKKFYNCYRMSYSSFQELLLILKPELTRQNTAMRSCISAEERLLITLRYLATGCYFSDIHYDFKCGQTTAGIIVRETVKIIWDKLKNICMPEPTEESHLKTAEGFMKYANFPNLLGAIDGKHIRVIKPQHSGSEYFNYKKYFSIVLLAICDANYRFIDIDVGCYGKAADSTINECSEWTKKIRQGNYNIPNARPISNNGVPIPFTFVGDEGFALSQHLQRPYAGKILPREKRIYNYRLTRARRYIECTFGILSNKFKIFNRPLNVSVDFSVAIVKACCVLHNFIRERDGYNFHNSLSIVGLEDPPEDASLISIGARRSQGQLSGTMIRNMYADYFISDEGAVPWQDSKI is encoded by the exons ATGGCGTCGGTTGAGACAACACTGCTTACTTTGGCTTTAGtacttcttttaaaaagtaaaaaacgtaaaaaaaagcgAATTTATTGGATAGATCCATTTACGAGTGAAAAAAGATTGAGTGGTCATTATcatacaacttttaaaaaattggTAATACATAGAAGATGGAagaaattttataattgttatcgAATGTCATATTCGTCATTCCAAGAACTTCTTTTGATTCTAAAACCTGAGTTAACTCGTCAAAATACAGCAATGAGATCATGTATATCGGCAGAAGAACGTTTGCTCATCACATTGAG GTATTTAGCTACGGGTTGCTATTTCTCAGATATTCACTATGACTTTAAGTGTGGACAAACGACGGCAGGCATCATAGTCCGTGAAACAGTGAAAATAATAtgggataaattaaaaaacatctgtaTGCCAGAACCAACCGAGGAATCACATCTAAAAACTGCTGAAGGATTTATGAAATACGCAAATTTTCCCAATCTACTTGGGGCTATCGATGGGAAACATATCAGAGTTATAAAACCTCAACATAGTGGATCagagtattttaattataaaaaatatttttccatcgtATTGCTTGCAATATGTGACGCAAATTACAGATTTATCGATATAGATGTCGGATGCTATGGAAAGGCTGCAGACTCAACAATAAATGAATGTAGTGAATGGACCAAAAAGATAAGGCAAGGAAATTATAATATACCAAATGCGAGACCAATATCTAATAATGGAGTGCCAATACCATTTACGTTTGTTGGAGATGAAGGCTTTGCATTATCTCAACATTTACAGAGACCTTACGCTGGAAAAATCTTGCCACGAGAGAAAAGAATATATAATTACCGCTTGACACGTGCCAGACGATACATTGAATGTACATTTGGTATATTAAGCAAcaaatttaaaatctttaatcggccactgaacgtTAGCGTGGACTTCAGTGTGGCTATTGTGAAAGCCTGTTGTGTACTGCATAATTTCATACGTGAACGTGACGgttataattttcataattcttTGAGTATAGTTGGTTTAGAAGATCCTCCTGAAGATGCAAGTTTGATTTCGATTGGTGCAAGACGGTCACAGGGACAATTAAGCGGAACTATGATACGAAATATGTACgctgattattttattagtgatgAAGGTGCAGTACCATGGCAAGATTCTAAAATTTAG
- the LOC124635617 gene encoding uncharacterized protein LOC124635617, with protein sequence MEPFDTDRFITEINNRPATWNSLLPEYSNKVLKRNAWDELCQIFYNNFNEKTSKEKNLAVIELQRKWKSIKDAYKRDKAKNNNCSSGSGAKPRRPYIYSNLLTFLDPLYEIRSPSQNDDAALGNNQDCDFQKPHSPKKSKKTPKHEDPQDKLYEALTANLKQSKEANNTILSENPDILFLISLAKDFSAIKEEFKLEAKADMINLIRKYKNMGHSSRILNENRYQGAFQYEHQYGYQSGYQSESGYQSEFQPQYPSNQSAPRNESVSSLQNLDSNESVTNDSDIISDMYDDIE encoded by the exons ATGGAACCCTTCGACACCGACCGCTTTataacagaaataaacaatCGTCCAGCTACATGGAATTCACTACTGCCCGAATATTCAAACAAAGTGTTAAAAAGAAATGCTTGGGATGAATTGTGCCaaattttttataacaattttaatgaaaaaaccaGTAAGGAAAAAAACCTGGCAG tcATTGAACTTCAAAGAAAATGGAAGAGCATTAAGGACGCTTATAAAAGAGACAAGGCGAAGAACAATAACTGTTCCAGTGGATCTGGAGCTAAACCTAGAAGACCCTACATATATTCCAATTTGCTAACTTTTTTAGACCCGCTTTACGAAATAAGATCTCCAAGTCAAAATGATGATGCAGCACTGGGGAATAACCAAGACTGTGATTTTCAAAAACCACATTCACCAAAGAAGTCTAAAAAGACTCCAAAACATGAAGACCCACAAGACAAATTGTATGAAGCACTGACAGCAAATCTCAAACAGTCTAAGGAAGcgaataatacaattttatctgAAAATCCCGACATACTGTTCTTAATTTCGTTAGCTAAAGATTTTTCTGCTATCAAAGAGGAATTTAAGTTAGAGGCCAAAGCTGATATGATAAATTTAattcgtaaatataaaaatatgggaCACTCATCGAGAATATTGAATGAAAATAGATACCAAGGTGCATTTCAATATGAACATCAGTATGGATACCAGTCTGGATATCAGTCTGAATCTGGATATCAGTCTGAATTTCAACCACAATATCCAAGTAATCAATCAGCGCCAAGAAACGAATCTGTCAGTTCACTTCAAAATTTAGATAGCAATGAATCGGTTACAAATGACTCCGATATCATATCTGACATGTATGATGATATTGAATAA
- the LOC124636017 gene encoding uncharacterized protein LOC124636017 translates to MRVFENGVHEVAAPRRQVQVPVKTHTRFIFFDHFFGLFILKNVTNGILFSKMPQCCAVPMCANKKGGHKFPTKDKSRLKQWLVAIRRDKFTPTKNSLVCKSHFTEDDYQLPKDSVLEKPRPVLKKCAVPRRFPWNEENSSLHQKKEERHQRLLARNERKISVQVHINNEKEKDDTFLMETTNFCEVEIEFEKKQKDIGIQCDLYGSDDLKTFKECPPNENKKKKSSIANVLDITNAAEVQFYTGFQDYEHIKFIFSIFGDEVNCLKYYPQLKTLKVPFLNPCDQFLLVLIKLRRNMLFTELAFRSKIDKTVLSNIFITWINYLYCKLKELNVWVPKQCIDKNMKYYGKINPCTVIVDCTEIKIEKPKNPLTQQLTYSTYKSANTLRPGSHYAGPADLPRR, encoded by the exons atgagggttttcgaaaatggcgtccacgaggtggcagcaccgagacGTCAGGTCCAGGTACCTGTCAAAACACATACACGATTTATATTTTTCGATcatttttttggtttatttattcttaaaaacgTTACAAACGGAATATTGTTTTCCAAAATGCCACAGTGTTGTGCAGTGCCTATGTGTGCAAATAAAAAAGGAGGACATAAGTTCCCTACAAAAGATAAAAGCCGATTAAAACAGTGGCTTGTAGCCATTCGAAGAGATAAATTTACTCCAACGAAAAATAGCCTCGTTTGCAAAAGCCACTTCACAGAGGACGATTACCAGCTACCGAAGGACTCAGTATTAGAAAAAC CCAGACCTGTGTTGAAAAAATGTGCAGTGCCACGTCGATTCCCATGGAATGAAGAAAATTCTAGCTTGcatcaaaaaaaggaggagcgACATCAAAGGCTTTTGGCGCgaaatgaaaggaaaattagTGTCCAAGTAcacataaacaatgaaaaagAGAAGGATGACACCTTCCTCATGGAAACTACAAACTTTTGCGAAGTAGAAATTGAATTCGAGAAGAAACAGAAAGATATTGGTATCCAATGTGATTTATATGGAAGTGATGATCTCAAAACATTTAAAGAATGTCCtccaaatgaaaacaaaaaaaaaaaatcttcaattgCAAATGTGCTGGATATAACCAATGCGGCCGAAGTACAGTTTTATACTGGTTTCCAAGATTATGAACATATCAAATTCATATTTAGTATTTTTGGAGATGaagtaaattgtttaaaatattatcctCAACTGAAAACATTGAAGGTGCCGTTTCTAAACCCTTGTGATCAATTCCTTCTAGTGTTAATTAAATTACGCCGGAACATGCTATTTACAGAACTCGCCTTTCGATCGAAGATTGATAAAACGGTACtaagtaacatttttataacatGGATCAATTACTTATATTGTAAATTGAAAGAGTTAAATGTTTGGGTGCCAAAACAATGCatagataaaaatatgaaatactatGGCAAGATTAATCCATGCACTGTGATAGTAGATTGCACGGAAATAAAAATAGAGAAGCCCAAAAATCCACTTACACAACAACTTACATATTCCACTTACAAATCAGCAAATACTCTAAGGCCCGGTTCCCACTACGCCGGACCGGCAGATCTGCCGCGCCGGTAA